In one window of Tellurirhabdus rosea DNA:
- a CDS encoding leucyl aminopeptidase family protein, translating into MKISITTQVDQAVTIQPLLQTDELAQKLSLLAASLNLPAETLQQDFKAEAKEVLPIYSPDGRKTFLLGLGKEPGALDWVKIFREFFFRNKTRLTGPVAVDLTEFTAETVENIVQGIFWGGYDLRLYVTDKPAATGFFAADPELVLVLPQERHQMAQKAADRALALATTHREILDLLNAPSNYQAPQTLADWAVESGRKHGYSVTVFDKAEIERQGLHALLAVNRGSDLEPRFIILEYRAEGVENPKKVGLVGKGITFDTGGISIKPSTNMHLMKSDMGGAAAVLGTLEAAAKLKLPVHLVGLIPSTENMVDGSATKPGDVIGSYLGKTIEVIDTDAEGRIILADGLGYAIRNFQPDVLIDLATLTGNVIAALGYHAAGLFSQNDQLSADLLAASERTGERLWRLPIWDVYKEDIKSDVADLKNYSGKPFAGAISAAKFLEVFTENHPAWAHLDIAGMAYGDTEFGSQKNGTGFGIRLLIDFLGRLG; encoded by the coding sequence CACCACGCAGGTTGACCAGGCCGTCACGATACAGCCGCTCCTCCAGACCGACGAGCTTGCCCAGAAATTATCCCTTCTGGCCGCCAGCCTAAACCTGCCTGCCGAAACGCTGCAACAGGATTTTAAAGCCGAAGCCAAAGAAGTCCTGCCGATTTATAGCCCCGACGGCCGCAAGACCTTCCTGCTTGGTCTGGGTAAAGAACCGGGCGCTCTGGATTGGGTTAAGATTTTCCGGGAGTTCTTTTTTCGAAATAAAACCCGCCTGACCGGCCCGGTGGCCGTTGACCTGACCGAATTTACAGCCGAAACGGTCGAAAACATCGTGCAGGGCATTTTCTGGGGCGGCTATGACCTCCGGCTTTATGTGACGGATAAACCCGCCGCTACCGGCTTTTTTGCCGCCGACCCGGAACTGGTGCTTGTTTTGCCCCAAGAACGGCACCAAATGGCCCAAAAGGCCGCCGACCGCGCCCTTGCCCTTGCCACCACCCACCGCGAAATCCTTGATCTGCTCAACGCGCCTTCCAACTACCAGGCGCCGCAGACGCTGGCGGACTGGGCCGTAGAATCCGGCCGGAAGCACGGCTATTCGGTGACTGTTTTCGATAAGGCCGAAATCGAGCGGCAGGGCCTGCACGCACTGCTGGCCGTCAACCGGGGCAGCGACCTCGAACCGCGTTTCATCATCCTGGAATACCGGGCGGAGGGCGTTGAGAACCCTAAAAAGGTTGGACTCGTGGGGAAGGGCATTACGTTCGATACGGGCGGCATTTCGATCAAGCCATCGACCAACATGCACCTGATGAAAAGCGACATGGGCGGCGCGGCGGCCGTACTCGGGACGCTCGAAGCGGCGGCCAAACTGAAATTGCCCGTGCATCTGGTCGGCCTCATTCCGAGCACTGAAAACATGGTGGACGGTAGCGCGACCAAGCCCGGCGACGTCATCGGCTCGTATCTGGGCAAAACCATTGAAGTCATCGACACCGACGCCGAGGGCCGCATCATTCTGGCCGATGGACTCGGCTACGCCATCCGCAACTTCCAGCCGGACGTTCTGATTGATCTGGCGACGCTGACGGGCAACGTCATCGCCGCGCTGGGCTACCATGCCGCCGGGCTTTTTTCTCAGAACGACCAACTGAGCGCCGACCTGCTGGCCGCCTCCGAGCGCACGGGCGAGCGGCTGTGGCGGCTGCCGATCTGGGATGTTTACAAAGAAGACATTAAATCCGACGTGGCCGACCTCAAAAATTACAGCGGGAAGCCGTTCGCCGGGGCCATCAGCGCCGCCAAGTTTCTGGAAGTCTTTACGGAAAATCACCCCGCCTGGGCGCATCTGGATATTGCGGGCATGGCCTACGGCGATACGGAGTTCGGCTCGCAGAAAAACGGAACGGGTTTTGGAATCCGGCTGCTGATTGATTTTCTGGGTCGTTTAGGATGA
- a CDS encoding phosphotransferase family protein encodes MTPDRPTTIRPGEELDLTALQAYLNDAFPGFGEITDIAQFPGGYSNLTYLLKTPAKEYVLRRPPFGAKDIKGGHDMDREFRVLSMLKAAGYRTIPEPVIFCEDETVMNCPFYVMERVPGVILRAQTAPKLGISPETMRRLSESLVDTLVELHALDIQQTGLVHLGKPEGYIRRQVEGWHKRYLAAQTDDVPAMTELARWLTDALPAENAPTLLHNDFKYDNVVLNPDDLPDIRAVLDWEMCTVGDPLMDLGTSLSYWAESTDDLFRKSFNLTHLPGNLTRREVADRYAERSGRDVSNIVYYYVFGLFKNSVVIQQIYTRYKKGLTNDERFAGLLWGVQALSGVAVQAVDKGTI; translated from the coding sequence ATGACCCCCGACCGCCCCACCACCATCCGCCCCGGCGAAGAGCTGGACCTAACGGCCCTGCAAGCCTACCTGAATGACGCTTTTCCCGGTTTTGGCGAAATAACGGACATCGCCCAGTTTCCCGGCGGCTACTCCAACCTGACGTATTTACTGAAAACGCCGGCAAAGGAATACGTGCTGCGCCGCCCGCCGTTTGGGGCCAAAGACATCAAAGGCGGGCACGACATGGATCGCGAGTTCCGGGTGCTGTCGATGCTGAAGGCGGCGGGCTACCGGACCATTCCGGAGCCGGTGATTTTCTGCGAAGACGAAACGGTGATGAACTGCCCGTTCTACGTCATGGAACGAGTGCCGGGCGTCATTCTGCGGGCGCAGACGGCCCCGAAGCTTGGGATTTCGCCGGAAACGATGCGGCGGCTGTCGGAGTCGCTGGTCGATACGCTGGTCGAGTTGCACGCGCTGGACATTCAGCAGACGGGGCTGGTGCATCTCGGGAAGCCCGAAGGCTACATCCGGCGGCAGGTGGAAGGCTGGCACAAACGCTACCTCGCGGCCCAGACCGACGACGTGCCCGCCATGACTGAACTAGCCCGCTGGCTGACCGACGCTCTGCCCGCCGAAAACGCCCCGACGCTGCTGCACAACGATTTCAAATACGATAACGTCGTTCTGAATCCGGACGATTTGCCCGACATCCGCGCCGTGCTGGACTGGGAAATGTGCACCGTGGGCGACCCGCTGATGGACCTCGGCACCTCGCTTTCGTACTGGGCCGAAAGCACCGACGACCTCTTCCGCAAATCCTTCAACCTGACGCACCTGCCGGGAAACCTTACCCGCCGCGAGGTGGCTGACCGCTATGCCGAGCGCAGCGGCCGCGACGTGTCGAACATCGTGTACTACTACGTTTTCGGGCTGTTCAAAAACTCCGTGGTGATTCAGCAGATTTACACCCGGTACAAAAAGGGCCTGACCAACGACGAACGTTTTGCCGGGCTGTTGTGGGGCGTGCAGGCGCTATCGGGTGTGGCGGTGCAGGCGGTTGACAAGGGGACAATCTGA
- the lhgO gene encoding L-2-hydroxyglutarate oxidase produces MTDIIIIGGGIVGLATALQIKRQRPGLTVTVIEKETGVARHQTGHNSGVIHSGLYYKPGSLKALNCIRGYDMLVQFCREEGIPFDLCGKLVVATNPQEVPLLNNLYERGLQNGLKDIQKVSAAEMREIEPHVAGVEGIRVPYTGIVDYAAVTEKYAQKFRELGGELRLGEKVVQVTTGNTLSVVVTERGTYETRLVVNCAGLYSDKVAQMTQRQDIDLRIIPFRGEYYKIKPHRQHLVKHLIYPVPDPNFPFLGVHFTRMIGGGVEAGPNAVLAFRREGYKKLDVDFKELYETLTWPGFQKVAGKFWQTGMGEYYRSFSKAAFTKALQQLIPEIQEDDLEDGGAGVRAQACDRTGGLLDDFAILETERAVNVCNAPSPAATSSLSIGLTVSEKVLARFD; encoded by the coding sequence ATGACCGACATCATCATCATCGGCGGGGGCATTGTCGGACTGGCAACGGCTCTGCAAATCAAGCGGCAGCGCCCCGGCCTCACCGTAACGGTAATCGAAAAAGAAACCGGAGTAGCCCGGCACCAGACCGGCCACAACAGCGGCGTGATTCACTCCGGGCTGTATTACAAACCCGGCAGCCTGAAGGCGCTGAACTGCATCCGGGGCTACGACATGCTGGTGCAGTTCTGCCGCGAAGAAGGCATTCCGTTCGACCTCTGCGGCAAGCTCGTCGTGGCAACCAACCCGCAGGAGGTGCCGCTTCTGAACAACCTGTACGAACGCGGCCTGCAAAACGGTCTGAAAGATATTCAGAAAGTGTCGGCGGCGGAAATGCGCGAAATCGAGCCGCACGTGGCCGGCGTGGAAGGCATCCGGGTGCCGTACACGGGCATTGTGGACTATGCCGCCGTGACGGAGAAATACGCGCAGAAGTTCCGCGAACTGGGCGGCGAACTGCGGCTGGGCGAAAAAGTCGTGCAGGTGACCACGGGCAACACGCTTTCGGTGGTCGTCACCGAACGGGGAACCTACGAAACCCGGCTGGTGGTCAACTGCGCCGGGCTGTATTCGGATAAAGTGGCCCAGATGACGCAGCGGCAGGACATCGACCTGCGGATCATTCCGTTCCGGGGCGAATACTACAAGATCAAGCCGCACCGCCAGCACCTCGTCAAACACCTGATTTACCCCGTGCCGGATCCGAACTTCCCGTTCCTCGGCGTGCACTTTACCCGCATGATCGGCGGCGGCGTGGAGGCCGGGCCGAATGCCGTGCTGGCGTTCCGGCGCGAAGGCTACAAAAAGCTGGACGTGGATTTTAAGGAACTTTACGAAACGCTGACCTGGCCGGGCTTCCAGAAAGTAGCCGGTAAATTCTGGCAGACCGGCATGGGCGAGTATTACCGCTCGTTCTCCAAAGCGGCCTTCACCAAAGCGTTGCAGCAGCTGATTCCGGAAATTCAGGAAGACGATCTGGAAGACGGCGGCGCGGGGGTGCGGGCGCAGGCCTGTGACCGCACCGGCGGCCTGCTCGACGATTTCGCCATTCTGGAAACCGAACGGGCTGTCAACGTCTGCAACGCGCCCTCCCCGGCGGCCACCTCCTCCCTCTCGATTGGCCTGACCGTTTCAGAGAAAGTTTTGGCAAGGTTTGATTAA
- a CDS encoding four helix bundle protein produces MPTVNTFEELKSWQKARLLAKEIHEVTRRFEDDFDLKRQIRKSSGSAMDNIAEGFGRGSRGEFVQFLGIAKGSAEEVKSQLYRALDNIYITKEEFDHLYQQADDVGKLIAGLLKYLNTSDIKGKRYNQ; encoded by the coding sequence ATGCCTACCGTAAACACATTTGAGGAATTGAAGTCATGGCAGAAAGCCCGACTCCTTGCCAAAGAGATACATGAGGTTACCCGGAGGTTTGAAGATGATTTCGATTTGAAACGGCAGATCAGAAAATCTTCCGGCTCTGCCATGGATAATATCGCAGAAGGTTTCGGAAGAGGAAGTCGGGGTGAGTTCGTTCAGTTTCTTGGTATCGCAAAAGGCTCAGCCGAAGAGGTGAAATCCCAACTTTACCGGGCACTTGATAATATCTATATCACTAAAGAAGAGTTCGATCACTTATATCAACAAGCTGACGACGTCGGAAAGCTAATAGCCGGACTTTTGAAATACCTCAACACATCAGATATAAAAGGAAAAAGATACAACCAGTAA
- a CDS encoding anhydro-N-acetylmuramic acid kinase: MNRNLQRLTELASRSERRIIGLMSGTSLDGLDVALCRISGSGEDTNVTLTHFATVPYTDDLKAEIRKVFAKKDIDFQHLCLLNPYIGQIHGRMILDCLNRWNLTPDDVDLVASHGQTVFHAPKSQHGLAKFPNATLQIGDGDHVAVTSGIITLSDFRQKHLAKGGEGAPLAVYGDYFIFSKRGENRLMLNMGGIANFTYLPGSLNAAEVFTTDTGPGNTLIDAFARRFFDQPFDEGGRIAARGRVNEDLLRILKKDPFFTTAFPKTTGPELFSLDYVRQAQQRSQTTSLTAEDLMATLTRFSADTIADALKSAIQPGETYHIYMSGGGMHNPVLTGAIREQLPEARFSSTDELGISGDAKEAVLFAVLANEAVAGGTTSFGDRQGVPTVSMGKISFPF, translated from the coding sequence ATGAACCGAAACCTCCAACGCCTCACGGAACTGGCTTCCCGCTCCGAACGCCGCATCATCGGCCTTATGTCCGGCACCTCGCTCGACGGCCTCGACGTGGCGCTCTGTCGCATCAGCGGCAGCGGCGAGGATACCAACGTGACGCTGACGCATTTTGCTACCGTACCGTATACCGACGACCTTAAAGCCGAAATCCGGAAGGTTTTTGCCAAAAAAGACATTGATTTCCAGCACCTGTGCCTGCTGAACCCGTACATCGGGCAGATCCACGGCCGGATGATTCTGGATTGCCTGAACCGCTGGAACCTTACGCCCGACGACGTGGACCTCGTGGCCAGCCACGGCCAGACGGTCTTCCACGCGCCCAAAAGCCAGCACGGGCTCGCCAAATTTCCCAATGCCACGCTCCAGATCGGCGACGGCGACCACGTGGCCGTCACGTCGGGCATTATCACCCTCAGCGATTTTCGGCAGAAACATCTGGCGAAAGGCGGGGAAGGCGCGCCGCTGGCGGTGTACGGGGACTATTTCATTTTTTCGAAACGCGGCGAAAACCGGCTGATGCTGAACATGGGCGGCATTGCCAACTTCACGTATCTGCCGGGCAGCCTCAACGCGGCGGAGGTGTTCACGACCGATACCGGGCCGGGCAATACGCTCATCGACGCCTTTGCCCGCCGCTTTTTCGACCAGCCCTTCGACGAAGGCGGACGCATTGCCGCCCGGGGCCGGGTGAACGAAGACCTGCTGCGGATTCTGAAAAAAGACCCGTTTTTCACGACGGCCTTCCCCAAAACGACGGGCCCGGAGTTGTTCAGCCTCGACTACGTCCGGCAGGCGCAGCAACGCAGCCAGACCACCTCGCTGACGGCCGAAGATCTGATGGCAACCCTGACCCGTTTCAGCGCCGACACCATCGCCGACGCATTGAAATCCGCCATCCAGCCCGGCGAAACCTACCATATCTACATGAGCGGAGGCGGGATGCACAACCCCGTGCTGACCGGTGCCATTCGGGAGCAACTGCCGGAAGCCCGGTTTTCTTCCACGGACGAACTGGGCATTTCGGGCGACGCCAAAGAAGCCGTTCTGTTTGCCGTCCTTGCCAACGAAGCCGTAGCGGGCGGAACCACCTCGTTTGGTGACCGACAGGGCGTTCCGACAGTCAGCATGGGAAAGATTAGTTTTCCGTTTTGA
- a CDS encoding fructosamine kinase family protein encodes MMWLGDEQTDFFESILFQALGRPVDVLEARFLSGGDINTAAQVFTSEQLFFIKWNTAGQEGMFEAEARGLELLRKTDTLQIPAVVGHGQQQDKAYLILEYIDSAPAGPDYWEKLGQSLAELHSHTQPRFGLEFDNFIGLLPQQNTLTDNGIRFFIEQRLHPQAGLALYKGLIDKKLYDRFARLYQRLPELLPAERPALLHGDLWSGNVMVNEDGQPTLIDPAVYYGFREAELAFTTLFGGFDERFYAAYHEAFPLEDGFRERIPIYNLYPLLVHVNLFGTGYVSGVERILKAFG; translated from the coding sequence ATGATGTGGTTAGGAGACGAGCAAACTGATTTTTTCGAAAGTATTCTGTTTCAGGCCCTGGGCCGCCCGGTCGACGTCCTGGAAGCCCGGTTCCTGTCGGGCGGAGACATCAACACGGCCGCGCAGGTTTTCACCTCCGAACAGCTTTTTTTCATCAAATGGAATACCGCCGGGCAGGAAGGGATGTTTGAAGCCGAAGCCCGGGGTCTTGAGCTGCTGCGGAAGACCGACACGCTGCAGATTCCGGCCGTCGTCGGGCACGGGCAGCAGCAGGACAAAGCCTACCTGATCCTGGAATACATCGATTCGGCGCCGGCGGGTCCGGATTACTGGGAAAAACTGGGCCAGTCGCTGGCCGAACTGCATTCGCATACCCAGCCGCGGTTTGGCCTGGAGTTCGATAACTTCATCGGTCTGCTGCCCCAGCAGAATACCTTAACCGACAATGGCATCCGCTTCTTCATCGAACAGCGGCTGCATCCGCAGGCCGGACTGGCGCTGTACAAAGGCCTGATTGACAAAAAACTCTACGACCGCTTTGCGCGGCTTTACCAGCGGCTGCCCGAACTTCTGCCCGCCGAACGCCCGGCCCTGCTGCACGGCGATCTTTGGTCGGGCAATGTGATGGTGAACGAAGACGGCCAGCCCACGCTGATCGACCCGGCGGTCTATTACGGCTTCCGGGAGGCCGAACTGGCCTTCACCACCCTTTTCGGCGGCTTCGACGAGCGGTTCTACGCTGCCTACCACGAGGCATTTCCGCTGGAAGACGGTTTTCGGGAGCGGATTCCGATCTACAACCTCTACCCGTTGCTGGTTCATGTCAACCTGTTTGGGACGGGTTATGTCAGTGGCGTTGAGCGAATCCTGAAAGCATTCGGTTAG
- the fbp gene encoding class 1 fructose-bisphosphatase, whose amino-acid sequence MNQTTPPQNLALPVGVTLDRYIIRKQSAFPFATGELSQLLRDIALAGKIINREINRAGLIDVVGGFGAQNVQGENQQKLDVIANIRFIRALKNGGEVCALISEEDEEIIFTGNDHGKYVVAMDPLDGSSNIDVNVSIGTIFSIYRRITPTGTRATLDDFMQGGRKQVAAGYILYGSSTMLVYTTGHGVSGFTYDHSLGEFFLSHAELTSPDNGTIYSCNDGNFNQYPETVRDYLATCRERGYTGRYIGSLVADFHRNLIKGGMYLYPPIPKAPSGKLRLLYECYPLAFIAEQAGGSACDGYRSILDIEPTHLHQRTPLYIGAKGMVEELLSRF is encoded by the coding sequence ATGAACCAGACCACCCCGCCACAAAACCTTGCCCTGCCCGTCGGCGTGACGCTCGACCGGTACATTATTCGGAAACAAAGCGCCTTCCCGTTTGCCACCGGGGAACTATCGCAACTGCTGCGGGATATTGCACTGGCCGGAAAAATCATTAACCGGGAAATCAACCGGGCGGGTCTGATCGACGTGGTCGGCGGGTTCGGGGCGCAGAACGTTCAGGGCGAAAACCAGCAGAAACTGGACGTCATTGCCAACATTCGCTTTATCCGGGCGCTGAAAAACGGCGGGGAAGTCTGCGCCCTTATTTCTGAAGAAGACGAAGAGATCATTTTCACCGGCAACGACCACGGCAAATACGTCGTGGCGATGGACCCCCTCGACGGCTCGTCGAACATCGACGTCAACGTATCCATCGGGACCATTTTCTCCATCTACCGGCGCATCACTCCCACCGGAACCCGGGCCACGCTCGACGATTTCATGCAGGGCGGCCGGAAACAGGTGGCGGCGGGCTATATTCTGTACGGCTCGTCCACGATGCTCGTCTACACGACCGGTCACGGTGTCAGCGGCTTCACGTACGACCACTCCCTCGGCGAATTCTTTCTGTCGCATGCCGAACTGACGAGTCCGGACAACGGCACCATCTATTCCTGCAACGACGGCAATTTCAACCAGTATCCCGAAACCGTCCGGGACTATCTGGCGACCTGCCGCGAACGGGGATACACGGGCCGGTACATCGGTTCGCTGGTGGCCGATTTTCACCGGAACCTCATCAAAGGCGGTATGTACCTCTACCCGCCCATTCCCAAGGCTCCGTCGGGCAAGCTGCGGCTTCTGTACGAGTGCTACCCGCTGGCGTTCATCGCCGAACAGGCCGGGGGCAGCGCCTGCGACGGCTACCGCTCGATTCTGGACATCGAACCCACGCACCTGCACCAGCGGACGCCGCTCTACATCGGGGCGAAAGGAATGGTCGAAGAATTATTGTCGCGCTTCTGA
- the fabG gene encoding 3-oxoacyl-[acyl-carrier-protein] reductase, which produces MRLQNKIAIITGAARGIGRAAAEIFAREGATVLIWDMLDGEPTAQAIREAGGRAEFMKVSVTDVPGVEAAARTVAEQYGRIDILINNAGITRDRTLLKMSHDEWQQVLDVNLTGVFNCTKAVVPYMVEQKYGRIICTSSVVGVHGNFGQTNYSATKAGVIAMCRTWAKELGSKGITANAVAPGFIATDMTDAMPEEVRQATIQTIPARRMGEPEDIAYAYLYLASDEASFVNGQVLGVNGGQSS; this is translated from the coding sequence ATGCGTCTTCAAAACAAAATTGCAATCATCACCGGAGCGGCCCGCGGCATCGGCCGGGCCGCCGCCGAAATTTTTGCCCGCGAGGGAGCTACCGTTCTTATCTGGGACATGCTCGACGGCGAGCCGACCGCCCAGGCCATCCGCGAGGCAGGCGGCCGGGCCGAATTCATGAAAGTCAGCGTCACGGACGTGCCCGGCGTGGAAGCCGCCGCCCGAACCGTCGCCGAACAATACGGCCGCATCGACATCCTCATCAACAACGCCGGAATCACCCGCGACCGCACTTTGCTGAAAATGTCGCACGACGAATGGCAGCAGGTGCTCGACGTGAACCTGACGGGCGTGTTCAACTGCACCAAAGCCGTCGTGCCGTACATGGTCGAACAGAAGTACGGCCGGATTATCTGCACCTCGTCCGTGGTGGGCGTGCACGGCAATTTCGGGCAGACGAATTATTCGGCGACCAAAGCGGGCGTGATCGCCATGTGCCGGACCTGGGCCAAAGAACTAGGGTCGAAAGGCATAACCGCCAACGCCGTCGCACCCGGTTTCATCGCGACCGACATGACCGACGCCATGCCCGAAGAAGTCCGCCAGGCGACGATCCAGACGATTCCGGCCAGACGGATGGGCGAACCGGAGGATATTGCCTATGCGTATCTATATCTGGCCTCAGACGAAGCCTCCTTCGTCAACGGGCAGGTGCTGGGCGTCAACGGTGGCCAGTCTTCTTAA
- a CDS encoding DoxX family protein has product MGLYLMAALYVVAGILHFTATRFYVRSMPPYLPAHQLLVYVSGVAEIVLGLGLLFPAVRSLAAWGIILLLIAVFPANVYMLTSGRFTNLPTWALVLRLPLQLVLIWWAYQYTK; this is encoded by the coding sequence ATGGGTTTATACCTCATGGCGGCGCTGTATGTCGTCGCCGGTATCCTGCACTTTACCGCCACCCGGTTTTATGTCCGGAGCATGCCGCCCTACCTCCCGGCGCATCAGTTGCTGGTTTATGTGAGCGGCGTTGCCGAAATCGTGCTAGGTCTCGGCCTGCTGTTTCCGGCCGTTCGGTCGCTGGCGGCCTGGGGCATTATTCTGCTGCTGATCGCGGTTTTTCCGGCCAATGTGTACATGCTCACTTCGGGTAGGTTTACCAACCTTCCGACTTGGGCGCTGGTTTTACGATTACCGCTGCAACTGGTCCTGATCTGGTGGGCCTATCAGTATACAAAGTAG
- a CDS encoding acyl-CoA dehydrogenase, with product MASSTLELTGLNFNLTEEHLAVQEAARDFAQNDLLPGVIERDSEAKFPAEQVKKMGELGFLGMMVAPEYGGGGMDTVSYVIAMEEISKVDASCSVIMSVNNSLVCWGLETYGSEEQKQKYLTRLASGEIIGAFCLSEPEAGSDATSQTTTAFDQGDHYLLNGTKNWITNGNSSGVCLVMAQTDVEKKHKGINCLIVEKGQPGFVVGKKEDKMGIRASDTHSLMFTDVKVPKENRIGPEGFGFKFAMSTLNGGRIGIAAQALGIAAGAYELALKYSQERKSFGRRIFDHQAIQFKLAEMATRIEAARLLVYKAARLKDEGKDYVQAAAMAKLYASDVAMWATTEAVQVHGGYGYVKEFHVERLMRDAKITQIYEGTSEIQKLVIARELVK from the coding sequence ATGGCATCTTCAACGCTGGAATTGACCGGCTTAAACTTTAACCTGACGGAAGAGCACCTGGCAGTTCAGGAAGCGGCGCGGGACTTCGCCCAGAACGATCTTCTGCCGGGCGTCATCGAGCGCGACTCCGAAGCGAAATTTCCCGCCGAGCAGGTCAAAAAAATGGGCGAACTGGGTTTTCTGGGCATGATGGTCGCCCCGGAATACGGCGGCGGCGGCATGGATACCGTTTCCTACGTCATCGCCATGGAAGAGATTTCCAAGGTCGATGCGTCATGCTCGGTCATTATGTCCGTCAACAACTCGCTGGTCTGCTGGGGTCTGGAGACCTACGGCAGCGAAGAGCAAAAGCAGAAGTACCTGACCCGGCTTGCTTCGGGCGAAATCATCGGGGCCTTCTGTCTGTCCGAGCCGGAAGCGGGTTCGGACGCCACCTCGCAAACCACGACGGCTTTCGACCAGGGCGACCATTACCTGCTTAACGGCACCAAAAACTGGATTACCAACGGCAACTCGTCAGGCGTTTGCCTCGTGATGGCCCAGACGGACGTCGAAAAGAAGCACAAAGGCATCAACTGCCTGATTGTGGAGAAGGGCCAGCCGGGCTTTGTGGTTGGGAAAAAGGAGGACAAAATGGGCATCCGGGCTTCGGATACGCACTCGCTCATGTTCACGGACGTGAAGGTGCCGAAGGAAAACCGCATCGGTCCCGAAGGCTTCGGTTTCAAGTTTGCCATGTCCACCCTCAACGGCGGCCGGATCGGGATTGCGGCCCAGGCCCTCGGCATTGCGGCCGGCGCTTACGAACTCGCGCTGAAATACAGTCAGGAGCGCAAATCGTTTGGCCGCCGGATTTTCGACCACCAGGCCATCCAGTTCAAGCTTGCCGAAATGGCGACCCGCATTGAAGCCGCCCGGCTGCTGGTCTACAAAGCGGCCCGGCTGAAGGACGAAGGCAAGGATTACGTGCAGGCCGCCGCCATGGCGAAACTGTACGCTTCAGACGTGGCCATGTGGGCCACTACGGAGGCCGTTCAGGTGCACGGAGGCTACGGATACGTGAAGGAATTTCATGTGGAGCGCCTGATGCGGGACGCCAAAATTACCCAGATTTATGAAGGGACTTCAGAAATACAAAAATTAGTTATTGCCCGCGAACTGGTCAAATAG
- a CDS encoding helix-turn-helix domain-containing protein, with product MEDYNKIIESLGVKFIKARNIRILQPITIKNYYDVENSLMILYNGEVSFGEELQQVEPGDMLFIPGGKHVTVTYGDPTSPKTVTNEEFMTHRELYFEANRDTQKIGNMPNSFGYVSFEAKVFDSVNFFNSLDIPPFIIKGESQLALTINDILAEDMLETAGKGRIIKIKTEEIVIEVIRYILKNRLFVEQLVTNSTYFKDPRLIDIFAYIKNNLGGDLSNKVLANVANVSEDYVGQYFKMLTGINPQDYIEYQRMEAAVGLLRTSKKSIRAIGAEVGYKDTAYFCRRFKMMFGIPAGKMRRRESLMNV from the coding sequence ATGGAAGATTATAACAAAATCATCGAATCGCTGGGCGTCAAATTCATTAAAGCGCGTAACATCCGGATTCTTCAGCCGATTACGATCAAGAATTACTACGATGTGGAGAACTCGTTGATGATTCTTTACAACGGCGAAGTATCGTTTGGGGAGGAGCTGCAGCAGGTTGAACCGGGGGATATGCTCTTTATTCCGGGCGGCAAACACGTGACCGTCACCTACGGCGATCCGACCTCTCCGAAGACCGTGACGAACGAAGAGTTCATGACCCACCGCGAACTGTATTTCGAAGCCAACCGGGATACGCAGAAGATCGGCAACATGCCCAACTCGTTCGGCTACGTCTCCTTTGAGGCCAAGGTCTTCGACTCGGTAAACTTCTTCAACTCGCTGGACATTCCGCCCTTCATCATCAAGGGCGAAAGCCAGCTGGCGCTTACCATCAACGATATTCTGGCGGAAGACATGCTGGAGACCGCCGGAAAAGGCCGGATTATCAAGATCAAAACGGAAGAGATCGTCATCGAGGTCATCCGCTACATCCTGAAGAACCGCCTGTTCGTCGAGCAGCTCGTGACCAACAGCACGTATTTCAAGGACCCGCGCCTGATCGATATTTTCGCCTACATCAAAAACAACCTCGGCGGCGACCTTTCCAACAAGGTGCTCGCCAACGTGGCCAACGTGTCGGAAGATTATGTCGGGCAGTACTTCAAGATGCTGACGGGCATCAACCCGCAGGATTACATCGAATACCAGCGGATGGAAGCCGCCGTCGGCCTGCTGCGGACGAGCAAGAAAAGCATCCGGGCGATCGGGGCCGAAGTGGGCTACAAGGATACGGCCTATTTCTGCCGCCGCTTCAAGATGATGTTCGGTATTCCCGCCGGAAAGATGCGCCGCCGGGAGTCGCTGATGAATGTGTAA